A stretch of Lactuca sativa cultivar Salinas chromosome 6, Lsat_Salinas_v11, whole genome shotgun sequence DNA encodes these proteins:
- the LOC128126927 gene encoding uncharacterized protein LOC128126927 — translation MEQNPNTPLPSSNPNTTSPLGFAGYGNYFNLLSSQGSPQIPYQGAAFNPASPPLQFPNSPYVQQNQFGQNPNLQQNLLSTFGSMQQTTNQPSPTTQPTVQVEAGSSRKGKGKGKSKGKSIAVEPENADVPQWWTPEEEYALTAAWCATSKDELRGNGMKKRAYWGAVLDKFHAILRKNLYRSNDMLNSKWSMITKRCSKFNGIYNRIAAQQQSGTNDFDLFKAAKEQYRVEMVHVFDFEKSWELLRADPKWNKTPTSSEVQSKRSRNSSSVDVSDAQTNIDLNADDDEIPDDIQEISPPRRPPGRDKARRAARHAEEVETRAKDAAEMRAKFDEHNLLIKEKNELKRRHLEFLESQAREKREQKERELMTQQLQFFGQARMV, via the coding sequence ATGGAGCAAAACCCAAACACCCCCCTTCCATCATCAAACCCAAACACAACCTCGCCTCTCGGATTTGCGGGGTACGGAAATTATTTTAACCTTTTGTCATCTCAAGGttcaccacaaataccataccaaGGTGCCGCTTTCAATCCCGCTTCACCGCCACTGCAATTTCCCAACTCACCTTACGTTCAACAAAATCAATTTGGTCAAAACCCAAATTTACAACAAAATCTTTTGTCTACTTTTGGTTCGATGCAACAAACAACCAATCAACCGTCACCTACAACACAGCCAACAGTTCAAGTGGAAGCAGGAAGTAGTaggaaagggaaagggaaaggaaaaTCAAAAGGGAAATCAATAGCGGTGGAACCTGAAAATGCAGACGTTCCACAATGGTGGACACCGGAGGAGGAATACGCTTTGACGGCGGCTTGGTGTGCTACTTCAAAGGACGAACTTcgtggaaatggaatgaaaaaaaGAGCTTATTGGGGGGCGGTGCTCGACAAGTTTCACGCTATTTTAAGGAAAAATCTGTATCGCAGCAACGACATGCTGAACAGCAAATGGAGTATGATAACTAAGCGGTGCAGCAAATTCAACGGTATTTACAACCGGATTGCGGCGCAACAACAAAGTGGAACTAACGACTTTGATTTGTTCAAAGCTGCTAAGGAACAATATCGGGTCGAAATGGTTCATGTTTTcgactttgaaaaatcatgggaattGTTGCGAGCGGATCCAAAGTGGAATAAAACGCCTACATCGTCGGAGGTTCAATCCAAAAGGTCTCGCAATTCTAGTTCGGTCGACGTGTCGGACGCACAGACTAACATCGACCTAAACGCCGATGACGATGAGATCCCGGATGATATCCAAGAGATATCCCCACCACGACGACCGCCCGGACGCGACAAAGCGAGGCGCGCTGCAAGGCATGCGGAGGAGGTGGAGACGAGAGCAAAAGATGCGGCGGAAATGAGAGCGAAATTCGACGAACATAATttgttaataaaagaaaaaaatgagttGAAACGTCGTCATTTGGAATTTCTGGAAAGTCAGGCACGGGAGAAGCGGGAGCAAAAAGAGAGGGAACTAATGACACAACAGTTGCAATTCTTCGGACAAGCGAGGATGGTTTAG